A genome region from Eremothecium cymbalariae DBVPG#7215 chromosome 4, complete sequence includes the following:
- a CDS encoding uncharacterized protein (similar to Ashbya gossypii ACL171W), which yields MRYFYLLITSVTLFVSVYSYPGRLFLQNNQLLNTSPDLRHAYLKYAPIIKEEIQAMRERMNNRSEDHSETEHEDTAYSITDFIDFEKNLPNGKPYYVGEAVLNELTPTAVIPSLGKKINQWLPNNQNYMKFIEELLETDPLISFKISETNLFEGLNVIKGER from the coding sequence CTCTGTTTGTGTCAGTGTATTCTTATCCCGGAAGATTAtttttacaaaataatCAATTATTAAATACTTCACCTGATCTTAGACATGCCTATCTAAAATATGCGCCAATTATTAAAGAGGAAATACAGGCAATGAGGGAAAGAATGAATAATAGGTCGGAAGACCATTCAGAAACGGAGCATGAAGATACAGCGTATAGTATTACCGATTTTATtgactttgaaaaaaatcttcCCAATGGTAAACCGTATTACGTTGGAGAAGCTgttttaaatgaattaacACCCACTGCTGTAATACCTTCTTtaggaaagaaaataaatcaATGGTTACCGAATAATCAGAATTATATGAaattcattgaagaattgcTAGAAACAGATCCTTTAAtaagttttaaaatatcagaGACCAACTTATTCGAAGGGTTAAATGTTATTAAAGGTGAACGCTGA
- a CDS encoding uncharacterized protein (similar to Ashbya gossypii ACL170W), which yields MTNITKYIPHNPLFLCPIFLIVSDLIFTVYSNKSPRDNVISSTTTTFSSSSSTSTRGQRIKQLVNQKFNQRPKKTGILHSIQDFTKK from the coding sequence ATGACGAACATAACCAAATATATCCCACACAATCCGTTATTTCTTTGTCCAATATTTCTTATTGTATCAGATTTGATATTCACCGTTTATTCTAATAAATCTCCTAGGGATAACGTCATCTCATCGACTACAACAACTTTCAGTTCAAGTTCAAGCACTTCTACTAGAGGACAGAGGATTAAACAATTGGtgaatcaaaaattcaaCCAGCGACCCAAGAAAACCGGTATACTTCACAGCATACAGGATTTTACAAAGAAGTAG
- a CDS encoding YciI family protein (similar to Ashbya gossypii ACL169W), giving the protein MVEWCVTVYDKPGSDRSPYRSMHLERIPELVQEGKIVVAGAIYKDLVDGKPGGFAGSHLILVADTREEVVELLKGDIYAKEGVWDMDNILIFPFGCAVRKEKQ; this is encoded by the coding sequence ATGGTGGAATGGTGCGTAACTGTGTATGATAAACCAGGGTCCGATAGATCTCCATATAGATCTATGCACCTCGAAAGGATTCCTGAATTAGTACAAGAAGGCAAAATAGTGGTGGCTGGGGCAATTTATAAAGATTTAGTGGATGGGAAACCAGGTGGATTTGCAGGATCACATTTGATTTTGGTCGCAGATACGAGGGAAGAGGTAGTTGAGCTTTTAAAAGGTGATATTTATGCGAAGGAAGGAGTGTGGGATATGGATAACATTTTAATCTTCCCCTTTGGTTGTGCCGTTCGCAAGGAAAAACAGTAA
- the PFY1 gene encoding profilin (similar to Ashbya gossypii ACL168C 1-intron), whose translation MSWQAYTDNLIATGKVDKAIIYSRAGDTIWASSGGMSLEANEISEISQGFDNAGGLQSNGLHIQSQKFMLLRADDRSIYGRHEAEGIIAVRTKQTILIAHYPAGVQAGEATKIVEQLADYLISVQY comes from the exons ATGTCTTGGCAAG CTTACACCGATAATTTGATAGCTACTGGCAAAGTGGACAAAGCCATTATTTATTCCAGAGCTGGGGATACGATCTGGGCATCTTCTGGTGGTATGTCGTTAGAGGCGAATGAGATTAGTGAGATTTCTCAAGGTTTTGACAATGCGGGTGGGTTGCAATCCAATGGATTACATATCCAAAGTCAGAAATTTATGCTACTAAGAGCTGACGATAGGTCGATTTATGGTAGACATGAAGCTGAGGGGATAATTGCAGTCAGAACCAAGCAAACTATTTTGATTGCACACTACCCTGCGGGTGTTCAAGCAGGTGAAGCTACAAAGATTGTCGAACAGTTAGCAGATTATTTGATTAGTGTCCAATACTGA
- the LEO1 gene encoding Paf1-complex subunit LEO1 (similar to Ashbya gossypii ACL167C), whose translation MSQGTEDLVQEQSVELKGSTSDVERSDHVDIDKGQSSERGSSDGGDDLFGDDSDQSVIERGETDDENSGGTSVKPTGLGLSDEEDEQEMYNRKFYGDDLKKTSYESDVEEEREIKEANVQIMKHVVPYYTTNASEKDSSLYYAKVPQFLTIDPIPFDPPGFQSQIEQRLKRFSSKEDQLGDRLIDENTIRWRYSRGANQQVFKESNAQIIQWSDGTFSLKLGDEFSDILINDIENTYMTVSHEQEELMQCVEGGEIKKSMLFIPTSTNSKTHQRLSAAIARREAREHSGPSTYIVRMDPELEKKELEKKHDQVIRERRKRQLKEQMDRENAEGGIVETGYFGFKKGNGRSMMAEMYGKHHQDEYDDEDGFIDDSEEEESGSYDEENAAGSLMDEESDGEDDEDDLNAERLKQLKIEGAARYQHGSTTTTSPSDLDTKQDPENNDGSAPKRRKVAVLDSDDE comes from the coding sequence ATGTCACAAGGTACAGAGGATCTGGTTCAGGAGCAGAGTGTAGAACTGAAAGGTTCTACGAGTGATGTTGAACGATCGGACCATGTTGACATTGACAAGGGCCAATCAAGTGAACGGGGCAGCAGTGATGGAGGGGATGATTTGTTTGGGGATGATTCGGATCAATCTGTTATTGAGAGGGGGGAGACAGACGATGAGAATTCTGGCGGTACCAGTGTAAAGCCTACTGGTTTAGGTCTAagtgatgaggaagatgagCAGGAGATGTATAATAGAAAATTCTATGGGGATGACTTGAAAAAGACATCTTATGAGTCAGATGTAGAAGAAGAACGAGAGATAAAGGAGGCTAATGTACAGATTATGAAGCATGTTGTTCCTTATTATACTACGAATGCCTCCGAAAAGGACTCTTCGTTGTACTATGCTAAAGTCCCTCAGTTCTTGACTATTGATCCTATTCCATTTGATCCTCCTGGGTTCCAATCGCAAATTGAACAACGTCTTAAGAGATTTTCTTCTAAGGAGGATCAGCTAGGTGATCGGCTGATCGATGAGAATACCATTAGATGGAGATATTCCCGTGGTGCCAATCAACAGGTGTTTAAAGAATCTAATGCTCAAATCATTCAGTGGTCTGATGGCACTTTCTCGTTGAAACTGGGAGACGAGTTTAGTGACATATTGATCAACGATATAGAAAACACGTATATGACGGTATCCCATGAGCAAGAAGAATTGATGCAATGCGTCGAAGGTGGTGAGATAAAGAAAAGCATGTTATTTATTCCAACTTCAACGAACTCTAAGACACACCAGAGGTTGAGCGCTGCTATAGCAAGGCGTGAAGCAAGAGAGCATAGCGGTCCTTCAACATATATTGTACGGATGGATCCAGAACTCGAGAAGAAGGAGCTGGAAAAGAAACACGACCAGGTTATTAgggaaagaagaaaacgTCAACTCAAAGAGCAAATGGATCGGGAAAATGCAGAAGGCGGAATTGTCGAAACGGGCTACTTTGGATTCAAGAAAGGCAATGGTCGGAGTATGATGGCTGAGATGTACGGAAAACACCATCAGGACGAATACGACGACGAAGATGGATTTATAGACGATagtgaagaagaagaatctGGTTCCTACGATGAAGAAAACGCCGCTGGCAGCCTGATGGACGAAGAATCAGACGGCGAGGATGACGAGGATGACCTCAATGCCGAACGGCTGAAGCAACTGAAAATAGAAGGTGCGGCCAGGTACCAGCATGGCAGTACCACTACCACATCTCCGTCAGACTTGGACACCAAACAAGATCCCGAAAATAACGATGGATCTGCTCCAAAAAGGAGGAAAGTCGCTGTCCTCGATTCCGATGACGAATAA
- the CTS2 gene encoding putative chitinase (similar to Ashbya gossypii ACL166W), translating to MRRFSITSYSIWILVLLVAIILEMTFIPKLMIEKFKKPRSDIERTALSTITRPVDRNLQHGKYAVGVYYTSWSPYEPRLHFPHDIDFKRVTNVNYAFFVVDPKTGKVQPTDSWSDLEMPSHAPGIPQGVTGMIGELNYLKLQRNTNFRLFMAVGGWSNREAFPKIVRSEEKLKNFVNSTIDAMFEYGFDGIDLDWEFPKDDGYEPGMYLEMCSRLRSKMDKLEDEIWGANNTDYPKFELSVATPAFSQTLKILPIIEMNKFVSIWNMMTYDFHGSWSKRTGYHSNLYDGNKNNDELKKRRFEGMVIDDNEGLNADDAIKIMVENFKVHAKKVRLGMPAYGRGFTNVQTKDDDDLLNKKYSGVGGGSEGEPGIWLYNQLPLANTAEKFDDRWVSAYCFDKNLKTFVGYDNIQSMEVKSDYVKQKHLSGGFFWESCGDTHNDPKRNLVRAFSQELSEMRIPTIFKDPRAIAYYLKHRQKGFLYSLFSQHLQKINETSVDKSAGNYKNETLLPKDASNELDEGEPTPAAT from the coding sequence ATGAGAAGATTTTCTATAACAAGTTACAGCATTTGGATACTAGTTCTCCTCGTAGCTATAATATTAGAGATGACATTCATTCCCAAATTAATGATagaaaaattcaaaaaaccTCGTTCTGATATTGAAAGAACAGCTCTGAGTACTATTACAAGACCAGTGGATCGAAATTTGCAACATGGAAAGTATGCGGTAGGTGTTTATTATACTAGTTGGTCACCTTATGAGCCTCGGTTACATTTCCCACATGATattgatttcaaaagagTGACGAATGTCAATTATGCGTTTTTTGTAGTTGATCCTAAGACTGGAAAAGTGCAGCCAACTGATTCATGGTCAGATCTTGAGATGCCGTCGCACGCTCCTGGGATTCCTCAAGGAGTAACAGGTATGATTGGAGAgttgaattatttgaaattaCAGCGAAATACCAATTTCAGGCTTTTTATGGCAGTCGGTGGGTGGTCTAATAGGGAGGCGTTCCCTAAAATAGTGAGAAGTGAGGAGAAgctaaaaaattttgttaattcaacaattgatGCAATGTTTGAGTATGGATTTGACGGTATTGATTTGGACTGGGAATTTCCAAAAGATGATGGTTACGAGCCTGGTATGTACTTAGAAATGTGCAGTAGGTTGCGTTCGAAAATGGATAAGTTGGAAGATGAGATATGGGGTGCTAACAACACTGATTATCCAAAGTTTGAATTGAGTGTAGCCACACCAGCATTCTCCCAgactttgaagatattgcCCATCATCGAGATGAATAAATTTGTTAGCATTTGGAATATGATGACATATGACTTTCATGGGTCCTGGTCGAAAAGGACTGGATATCACAGTAACTTATACGATGGGAACAAAAATAACGATGAACTTAAGAAAAGGCGTTTCGAAGGTATGGTGATTGATGACAACGAAGGACTCAATGCGGATGATGCAATCAAAATAATGgttgaaaatttcaaaGTCCATGCAAAGAAGGTGCGCTTAGGTATGCCTGCCTATGGGCGTGGGTTTACTAACGTCCAAACCaaagacgatgatgatCTCCTTAATAAGAAGTATTCAGGAGTTGGTGGAGGTTCAGAAGGTGAACCAGGTATATGGTTATACAACCAGTTACCATTGGCAAACACCGCTGAAAAGTTCGATGATAGGTGGGTCTCCGCCTACTGCTTTGATAAAAACCTGAAGACGTTTGTTGGCTACGATAATATCCAGTCAATGGAAGTGAAAAGTGATTATGTGAAGCAGAAGCATCTTTCAGGTGGCTTTTTTTGGGAATCATGTGGTGATACTCATAACGATCCTAAAAGAAACCTTGTACGTGCATTTTCTCAAGAGTTGAGCGAAATGAGGATTCCCACTATATTTAAAGACCCAAGGGCTATAGCGTATTACTTGAAACATCGCCAAAAAGGATTCTTGTATAGTTTATTCTCTCAACATCTTCAGAAAATAAATGAGACATCAGTTGACAAATCAGCCGGTAActataaaaatgaaacgTTATTACCTAAAGATGCCTCCAATGAACTAGATGAAGGAGAGCCTACTCCTGCTGCAACCTAA